The following is a genomic window from Gloeocapsa sp. DLM2.Bin57.
CATTTCAGCGTTATTCAGTCTAACTGACTCTAGAGGAAGATTTGTCGGTAAAAAAGGTGTTAAAACAATATTTTGACTATCAATTTGCGCATTCCAAGTTTGTGAATCAAGAGAAGCGATCGCGTTGACTTCTACATTACCTTCATTAATATCAATAAATGTGTTATAAATATTAATAACTTGGTCTTGTAAAAGAACCTCACCTTGTCCTTGAATGGTGGGATCTGCATTACTTAATAACCATTGCAATTTACCCGCAGGATTACCTAATGTACCCTGGACAACTCCTACTGTCTGAAATTTATCTAAAGATACCTCTACAGGTAGTTGATAATAAGGTTCAATTAATTTTTCTAGGGGTAGGTCACCACTAATATTAGCTAAAACGGCTATTTGACGCCAATCTAGGGGTGTTTCTGACCAAACTGGGTTTAATTGTCCTGTCAGTTCGACTTTTCCTCCTACAGTAGGTTCTAAGGTGAGATTGTCAATATTAACTTGGTTGAGATCTCCACTCAAGTTCCCATTAAGTTGACTAAGACTAATTTTATCAATACTAATTGGAGTAATATTATTTAAAATACCTGTAAACTCAGGATTATCTAACGCACCGTTGATGTTAATTTGACTATTAAGTTGACCAGCGATCGCTATTGGTAATTCTAACTGAAAACTCTCAACTAATTCTGCTAGATCTATACTATCTAGATTTAATTGTAACTGATATCCTTGTTGCCAGTTTATTTCTCCTGTTAATTCTCCTTGTAATTGTCCTAAATTTACTTGTGCTTGTTGTATAGCGATAGTTTGTTCTGACCAGATTAAGTCTAAATCTGCACTAATCGTCTCTTGATTACTATCAATTCTTCCTCGCAGATTATTGAGATTAATTGTCCCCTGTCCTCTAGTTTGTTCTAGATTATCTATGGGTGCTATATTGGCTTCAAGATTAGCTTGAAATTCTCCTGTATCTATAGTAAAAAACCTATTAGGAATCAGGCTAAAAATTGGTACTAAATTTAAAGGATCGCTCTTAATTTGTACTTGAGTTTGACCATTATCTAAGTTACTATTACCTGTGATATTTAGACTGCCATTGCCTATATTTGTATTAAAATCATAGTCTATAAGCTGTTGTTCTGTTTTACGATATCTTCCGTTACCATCAATTTCAATAACTAATAATTCTTGAGTGGTTAGAGGTTGTAATTGAATAACCCCATTATCTATCTCTAAACCAATATCTAATTTGATGGGTAGTTTTTCTAAAGGTGATTCTGTAGATGTACTTTCTGGTTGTGGAGGTAATTCTAATTCTAACCATTTCCCAGGTTCATCTTCTGCTATATATGCTTCTAAATCTACTATGCTAACTTGTGCGTCTAAAGGACGTCTAATTAATAACGGGAGAATATTATATTTAATATCTATTAAAGCAATACTCAAGGTATCTGGATCTGACTCTGTTTCTGGTATTAATACTCCTTCTACAGTCAGACGATTTAAGCTTAAATTACTAACCTTGCTAATCTCTACTGGACGATTTAAGGTTTTATTGAGTTCCGTTTCCAACCAAGTTGGTAAGTTTCTCTGTAACCAAATACGACCTGTTGTGTAAGTAACCATACTGACAACAATGACGCTTCCCGTAACTATTAGAGTTGAGGGACGCTTAATTACCTGGAATAACTTATTCACAACAGAGGAGTTAGAATCGGGGGATTGACTCATAGTATTGTCCTAACTTTTCGTTGTTAGCATTTTAGCGAATCTTGATTATTCTGGTGTTTAAGTGGTGAAACTAGAGTATCAGCTGTCTTCACAGCTTTCCAGAGTAAATCGGGATCAACTTCTAAATCAGCTTGATCAGGGTTAAGAGTATCTAGGATAGGTAATAAAAGAGAACGAGCGTAGCTACCATAAGCTACGCCTGCTATATAATAGTTAAGATCAGGGGTCTTCAGGAGATTGTGCGATCGCAATTTAGCGACAGTATAACCATTAGTACCACCTGCTAATTGTACCATACCAGGGAGACCTGCGGCTAAGACTTTGGTAGCTAGTTTAATCGCAGGGTGGGTAGTACCTGCACCTATATCACCACTCATCGGTCTCCCGTCGGTTTGCCAAATCAAAGTACCTGTAAAGGTTTTGACGATTTGAGAGAGAGAGTAAAGATAGTCAAGGAGACCATCTCCATCAGGACAACTAATCGATAAAATTTGCAGTTGTTCTTGATAGGGTAAAATTGCTTTCCAGAGTCGGGAGAAATCCTGTTCACGTCCTACTTGGGTATGAATTTCGATAGCTTGAATACCCAATTGATGTAAACTAGGAGCGATCGCCCCAGGAGTAGAGACGTAGGAACGAGACTCGATGAGTTGACTAGGACAAACAGGGAGACAACGACCACAACCATAACAATGTGGGGTTAATACACCTTCCCAAGAGATAGCGTCAACGGGACAAACCTGTTCACAAGGACGATGACAATCACTAGGACATTGACTAGACTCAAAAAAAGCCTTACGAAAGTGTGGATCTTCGCCATCGTTGAGACTAACCATTAATATTGGTGTATTTTGATAGAGAAAACCGCGAGATTGAGCGATCGCTCCTAAAGAGGTAGCCACATTGATTCCCTCTCTAGCTGCTGCAATCACCGCAGGATCAGCGGCGACATCGATACAATCAGCCCCTGCGAGAGTATAAACTAGGGCTAGATTACGAATCGTGGGTACGTATTCATAACTAGCACCACAAATTAATTTAAACCAATGTCCTTGGTTAAGAGAATCTAATGCTGTTTTCACTGGTGAAAAGGTTCATATAAACGCATATTGTCATCATCTGTAGGTTGATTAGTAAAGATGAGATTAATACTCGTTTCCACATTGCGCAGGGAATTAGGACAAGCAAAATCATCCCAACTCTCACCTACTGGTATTTCTAGTAAACCAATACTAGTACCATCTTTTTCTTCTCTGTATTTTAATACAGCTCCACCCTTGAGACTTTGGATTTTCCGCAACCAGAGAGCAACTTTTCTAGTTAATTCCCCGCGGATTTGGGCTTCTTTTTCCTCATTTTCAATTTTACCTGCTCTAGTGGCAATGACTTCTATAGCTCGTTGTAATAAAGGATGATCAGCGGTGATTTCTCCTGCTTGCTCATTTTTGTTCAACTGCTGATCACTGAGTCTAACTAGAGATACCAATAAAGCACTCAAACCGCGATAAATAGAACCAGTAGCAAAGGGTGTCACTGAGAGAGCTTCTACTTGTTGGTAAAAGGTAGCGTGATAATGTTCAAAACGCTCATAATGGGATAAATCCCTTGGTCTAGCCCAATTATAGACAGTAATCACCAAACCTGGATAAGTTCTCCCTACCCTAGAGGTTGCTTGAATATATTCTGCGGTATTTTTCGGTTGTCCAGAAACAACCATCATTCCGAGACGTTTAACATCTACTCCTACTGAGAGCATATTAGTAGCTAGGACTACATCTAGGGGTTTTTTGTGCTTGCTTTTACGATCATTAAAAGGTATTTCCAAGCGATCCAAAATCTCGGGAATATCCGTAGAAGCTTTGCGAGAGGTTAACTCTTCTATTTCTTGTAATTGGCGATCGGCTAAACCTCTTTGACTCATTCTACCGAGACGAATGCGAATATCATCATCAACTAAACGTCTTGTTCCTCCTAACTCCCGTATGGAATTAAAATAGCCTACCAAGGTCATCCAGGGATCAATTACTGAACCATATTTTTTATAAAGATATTGCGTACTAGCCATGGCGGCGAGATACACTCTAATAGTAACTGCTTTCATTCTTCTACCTTGTGCACAAATACCGAGATATAGTCTTCCTGGTGTTTCTTCGTTAGTTGGTCGTTGACGTGAGAAGAAGTTATCTTGAATATCGATTCCTTGGGGAGGAAAAATAGCTAATTGACGGGAGAACAATTTTTTGACTTGATTTTCTGCTTGTTTAATCGTCGCGGTAGAAGCGATAATTTTCGGATAGATTGTTTTACCGTTTAATTCCCAACTACAGAGATTATCTACTACAGTCTCATATAATCCCACCAAACTACCCAATGGACCACTAATCAAGTGTAACTCGTCTTGGATGATTAAATCTGGCGGACGTAACAGAAGATGATCGATGGTTTTAGCAGCCGGTAAAAAACGAGTTTTGTTGTGTTGATCCTTATCTTCTAAATCTGGAGAACGAAAACCGTGTCTTTCACAATAACCGCTAATTTGCCCAAAAAGCATCTGTACTGGTCCTTTCCAAGGCATTTGGGCGAATTTATCTACTGTAGCGATTAAAAGTGTGGGCAAAAGGCGATAAATCTCTTCATCTACTACTACAAGGGGTAAACCTTCTCCTGTACTAAAGGGACATTCTCCGAGAAGTTCCCCACATTTTATGAAAGTTCTTCCTCTTCCCTGTTTAGAGGATTCTACCTGAATATCTTTACCTGGATCAAGAGGAGTTCCACACCAGGGACAATTAGTTAGTTGATGGGGTGAGCCACTGGCTGGTTTTTGTTGTTGTCCTCGAATACTTTTGATAAAGTCTTCACTACCTGAGGTTTGATTAGGGGTGCTTTTTCCTCCTAACCACAAACCAATGCGAAAAGGCTCTGTACCCCATTTACTTTCATCTTGTCTTCTAATGTTTTCACAAGCACAAATCAAGGTTGTAGAGCGTTGAAACTGTTGTAAGGTCAATAACCTCAATGTGTAACGCATTAAAACGGTTATTCCTGCGGGGTGTCTATCCCCTATTATTCCTTGAAGTCTTCTCATACCCATGGTATAAGCTGCTACTCCTAGATAAGCTTCGGTTTTACCTCCTCCTGTGGGAAACCAGAGTAAATCAGCGCACGCCTCTTCTAGATTACTGCGTTCGGGGTGTGCTAAATCTGTCAAACTAGGTATATTCAGTAAAATAAAAGCTAACTGAAAAGGATACCAACTGCGGTTGGGGGGAATATCGATCTCTTCTAGGGTGAGATCTTCTCCCCGACGTTTTTTTTCAGTATAAATCGAATGTATCCTCTGTTGATACATAGCTTGATTCATAAATTGAAAAGCTTCTCTAGCTTGGGGATTCTCGATTAAGGTAGTTATTCCCGCTTGAATACGTTGTTTAGTTTTTTGACATTTAGCTAAAGCAATAGCGCCAATTTCCGCATATTCAGGTAAAGTCGTTAATTTTTGTGCTTGTTTATCGATCCAAGTTTGATAAGCTTGTGCCAAAATCTCTAATTGTTGAGGCTCACTATTACTTAACTGCTGCATATCTAACAGCAATCCCTCTAATTCGGGTATTTCCGAGATTTTCGGGGGTGAGGTTTTCGGGACTTCGTAACGAGGGATAATCGTTGTTTGCAGAGAAATAGCTTTTTGCGGGTTATCTCGGGAGATTTCCGCGTGTACATTAATTCCATGTCCTACAGCGAACTCTACATGATTACGGTAGAGCATCGCCATAATTTGTTCTTCTTGATTATCTATAGCGTTGCTGAGGGGTGTACGTCGAAAAATGGCACTTTTATCTACTGCCATAATTTTGAGTTTAGGTTGAAATAACCAGTATTTATCTTTATTTTTAGATAATTCTTTTTGAGCATTAACTAAAAATAGGGAAATTATCCAGTCTTGATTCTCTAATCTCTTGATTGTCGTTTTTACATAGACTTCAGGTGCTTCTTCGGGGTTAACAACCCATTGATAGTCTTTAGTTTCTCTTAACTTTAGGATAGTTTCTCCTCCCATAGGGTAACGTTTCCAGACTATTTTGGGATTGCCATTTTCAGTAAAATTGATTTCGCTTCTTTCTCTTTCGTATCTTCCCCAACTCGCGCTAATACTGATTGCATTTACTTGACTATCTACACAAAAGGTTAAACCCAGAGAAGAGGGAAACATGGTACTAGCAACAGGAGGTACATTACTATCTATTGTGCCATCTTCCGTGCTTGTTCCTTCTTCTCTATCCGTATTGTCTTGTGTTTCTGGTTGTTCTTCTACAGTTTTTTCTGTACGTTTTTGGGGAGCAAGTAATCCGACTAAATAGCGATCGCTTACTCTATTTTCCTCTATTTCTTCGGTTTCTCCTTCCACTGGACCTAATAAATCTTGAATAATTGCTGTTTCTAATTCAGCACGAAGTTGATAGGGTGAAGGTACATTAAGAATATCAGACATAATAACTTGAGATTAATTTTGAGGATAAATACGTCCTTTCCACGCGCCACCTTTACCCCTCCAATGACGCCAAGCTGAGTCTATAGTCATTAGGGTATATAAAAAAGCAATTACAGGTAAACTGAAAGCGCGCCAGAATGAACCTTGATATAATTTTACCGTAGGAAGGTACGCTACAGCCATCAGTAACCAAGTTATTACACTAAAAATTATTAAAACTTTATCTTTGGCTACTATTCCTAAGATCAGACCAATTGGTGGTAATAGATACACTATGATCATTCCTACGACTGTACCAACTAATAACCACCCTGAGTAATTAAGTTGAGTATAAGCTGTCCTAGCCACCATATCCCATATTGTCTGTAAAGAGTCATAAGGACGTAAACTTAAACTAGTTTCAGTTAAACCCAACCAGATTGGGTATTGTCTAGATTTTACTTTTTGGGCTAGAGTACAATCATCAATTAGTGCATCTTTTAAAACCCCTATTCCACCAATTTCTGTCAGGGTTTCCCTTTTTAATAAGATACAACCTCCTGCAGCAGCAGCCATAGAGCGCTTAGGTTGATTCACCCAGGGAAAAGGGTATAATTGTTGAAAGAAAAACACAAAAGCAGGGATTAATAGTTTTTCCCAGAAACTCTCACAGCGTAATTTTACCATCAGAGAAACTAAGGCTAAATCCCTACTTTTTGCTTGATTAACTAACTCAGTTAGAGTATTGACTCCATGTTGAATATCCGCATCGGTAAAGAAAAAATATTCTACCTCAGGGTAATTAATCATAGCATAATTTATACCCTGTTCCATTGCCCATAATTTACCAGTCCAACCAATGGGTAAAGGTTGACCACTAATTACAGTTAATCTCTCTTCTTGATTAAGAGTTTTGGCTAAATTTTGGGCTAGATTTCCCGTGTTATCTTGACTTTGGTCATCTATGAGGACAATCCTTAAACAACTCGGGTAATTCTGCAATAACAATGATTGTAAACTAGATTCGATCACTTCTGCTTCATTTCTAGCAGGGATAATCCCACAGACAGTAGGATAAGACTCTAGTTGTTGGTGACTATCTAAACGTTGGTTACACAACCAAAAATTACCCCACAGGGTTAACAAAATTACCCAAATTAACAACGAGAGACAAACAAGGATGAGTACAATCAACATATGGTTAAGAGAAAATCAAGTATAATTATCATCGGACATAAATTACTTTAATTTCCTTGACTAGATTTATCTACGACCAATTTAGCAAAGACTATTTAGAGACTATTCTAACTCCCTATGGTCAAATAGAAACAGCTAAACAAGTTGCTGATGAAGTCAGAGAAATCGACCTCTATTTTATCCCTAATTCCCGGATTTTACCCCCTGAATTAGGGTTAATTGGTCGTTTAGCTATTACTCCTTGTTTATTTGAACCCTATCGTAATCCCGTAACTGTTAAAGAAATAGGGGATTGTCTCCTCAAACTTTTAGCTTTAACTTCTCAATTACAAAGAATAGCCAGTAGAAATAAAGAACGTCTCTCTCCCTCTGAGTTACCTAAACTCTGGATTATTACCCCAACAGCATCCAAAAGGATTTTAGCTGAGTTTGGAGCACAAACACAAGTAGAATCAGGAGTTTATCAGTTAGCGAACTCTTTAAGAACAGGAATTATAGTAATACATCAACTAACAGTAACCAAAGAGACTTTATGGTTAAGATTGTTGGGAAGAGGAAAAGTGCAACAACAGGGTATCGATGAATTGCTCAGTTTACCAAGAGATGAACCCTTAAAATCAGCTATTATAGAGATACTATATACTTTACAAAAGAATTTAGAAGTTAATCAAACCTTAGCAAAACCAGAAGAGAGAGTTAATGATGAGATTAGCACCATTGTATCAGGAAGATAAAGCTAGAGCTAGAGAAGAAGGAAGAAGAGAAGGAGAGATTAATTTAGCGTTATGTCAGCTTACTAAAAAATTAGGGAATTTAGATACACAGATAACTACCCAAATTAACCAACTAAGTTTAACCCAAGTAGAAAACCTAGCCGAAGCTTTATTAGACTTTAGTAATCTTGAAGATTTACAAATATGGTTAAGAGAAAATTTACCGTGATAACCAGTTAAAATGCAATAAACGCATAATACTTATTTTTAAAACGCATATTAATTAAATATTTGTTACAAAATATACAAAAATTTACAAAACAAAAATTTAACATTTATTCAACATTAAAATAACAAAGGACCTAGAGAGATTATTACTTTGAAAATAGCTTAATCAAGCAACATTTTGACTTATAACTAATCAATCATACCTTGAACTATAGGCAGTTCAAGGAAACTTTATCTACCCAAAATTATCACAATTAACTAACATCAATGAGTAAATTATCCAGAAGAAAATTTCTGTTCACCGCAAGTACAGTAGCCGCTGGAACATTAGTAATCCACGGTTGCAGCGCTCCTGACCATAACACAAACACTACAGCAGAGACACCAACAACTACCGCTACTCCCGTGGTAGCTAGTGGTGATGCACCAGAAACCAATAAAGCTAAATTAGGGTTTATTGCTTTAACAGACTCAGCACCCCTAATTATAGCCCTAGAAAAAGGATTTTTTGCTAAATATGGCATGACTGAGGTAGAAATCCTCAAACAAGCTTCCTGGCCCGTTACCAGAGATAATCTAGAATTAGGATCAGGTGGTGGTGGAATCGATGGAGCACACATTTTAACACCTATGCCCTATCAAATGACTTTAGGTACAATTACGCAACAACCAGTACCTATGTACATTCTAGCCAGATTAAATGTCAACGGACAAGGAATTTCTGTTGGTAACAATTATCAAGGTTTAAATCTAGGTTTAGATAGTTCAATCTTACAAGATTCTGTCGCTCAACTTAAATCATCAGGAAAAGATGCAACCTTTGCGATGACCTTCCCTGGAGGAACTCACGATCTGTGGATGCGTTATTGGTTAGCAGCAGGAGGTATAGATCCTAGTACAGTGTCTGTAGTTCCTATTCCCCCACCCCAAATGGTAGCCAATATGAAAGTAGGAACAATGGAAGCTTTTTGTGTCGGTGAACCCTGGAACGCGCAATTAATCAACCAACAAGAAGGTTTTTCCGCTTTAGTCACAGGACAATTATGGCACGATCACCCCGAAAAAGCCCTCTCAATGCGTCAAGATTGGGTTGACCAAAACCCCAAAGCTGCTAAAGCAATTTTAATGGCTGTTATGGAAGCACAACAGTGGTGCGATCAGCCCGAAAATATCGAGGAGATGTGTACGATCGTTTCTCAGGATA
Proteins encoded in this region:
- a CDS encoding helicase, whose protein sequence is MSDILNVPSPYQLRAELETAIIQDLLGPVEGETEEIEENRVSDRYLVGLLAPQKRTEKTVEEQPETQDNTDREEGTSTEDGTIDSNVPPVASTMFPSSLGLTFCVDSQVNAISISASWGRYERERSEINFTENGNPKIVWKRYPMGGETILKLRETKDYQWVVNPEEAPEVYVKTTIKRLENQDWIISLFLVNAQKELSKNKDKYWLFQPKLKIMAVDKSAIFRRTPLSNAIDNQEEQIMAMLYRNHVEFAVGHGINVHAEISRDNPQKAISLQTTIIPRYEVPKTSPPKISEIPELEGLLLDMQQLSNSEPQQLEILAQAYQTWIDKQAQKLTTLPEYAEIGAIALAKCQKTKQRIQAGITTLIENPQAREAFQFMNQAMYQQRIHSIYTEKKRRGEDLTLEEIDIPPNRSWYPFQLAFILLNIPSLTDLAHPERSNLEEACADLLWFPTGGGKTEAYLGVAAYTMGMRRLQGIIGDRHPAGITVLMRYTLRLLTLQQFQRSTTLICACENIRRQDESKWGTEPFRIGLWLGGKSTPNQTSGSEDFIKSIRGQQQKPASGSPHQLTNCPWCGTPLDPGKDIQVESSKQGRGRTFIKCGELLGECPFSTGEGLPLVVVDEEIYRLLPTLLIATVDKFAQMPWKGPVQMLFGQISGYCERHGFRSPDLEDKDQHNKTRFLPAAKTIDHLLLRPPDLIIQDELHLISGPLGSLVGLYETVVDNLCSWELNGKTIYPKIIASTATIKQAENQVKKLFSRQLAIFPPQGIDIQDNFFSRQRPTNEETPGRLYLGICAQGRRMKAVTIRVYLAAMASTQYLYKKYGSVIDPWMTLVGYFNSIRELGGTRRLVDDDIRIRLGRMSQRGLADRQLQEIEELTSRKASTDIPEILDRLEIPFNDRKSKHKKPLDVVLATNMLSVGVDVKRLGMMVVSGQPKNTAEYIQATSRVGRTYPGLVITVYNWARPRDLSHYERFEHYHATFYQQVEALSVTPFATGSIYRGLSALLVSLVRLSDQQLNKNEQAGEITADHPLLQRAIEVIATRAGKIENEEKEAQIRGELTRKVALWLRKIQSLKGGAVLKYREEKDGTSIGLLEIPVGESWDDFACPNSLRNVETSINLIFTNQPTDDDNMRLYEPFHQ
- a CDS encoding nitrate ABC transporter substrate-binding protein is translated as MSKLSRRKFLFTASTVAAGTLVIHGCSAPDHNTNTTAETPTTTATPVVASGDAPETNKAKLGFIALTDSAPLIIALEKGFFAKYGMTEVEILKQASWPVTRDNLELGSGGGGIDGAHILTPMPYQMTLGTITQQPVPMYILARLNVNGQGISVGNNYQGLNLGLDSSILQDSVAQLKSSGKDATFAMTFPGGTHDLWMRYWLAAGGIDPSTVSVVPIPPPQMVANMKVGTMEAFCVGEPWNAQLINQQEGFSALVTGQLWHDHPEKALSMRQDWVDQNPKAAKAILMAVMEAQQWCDQPENIEEMCTIVSQDRWFKVPVADILPRAQGTIDFGNGVVEENFPYAMKFWSDNASYPFPSHDLWFLTENIRWGYIPADTDTQGLIAQVNREDLWREAAATLGVPEAEIPTSTSRGVEEFFDGVKFDPENPQGYLDSLKIKKV
- a CDS encoding glycosyltransferase, which translates into the protein MLIVLILVCLSLLIWVILLTLWGNFWLCNQRLDSHQQLESYPTVCGIIPARNEAEVIESSLQSLLLQNYPSCLRIVLIDDQSQDNTGNLAQNLAKTLNQEERLTVISGQPLPIGWTGKLWAMEQGINYAMINYPEVEYFFFTDADIQHGVNTLTELVNQAKSRDLALVSLMVKLRCESFWEKLLIPAFVFFFQQLYPFPWVNQPKRSMAAAAGGCILLKRETLTEIGGIGVLKDALIDDCTLAQKVKSRQYPIWLGLTETSLSLRPYDSLQTIWDMVARTAYTQLNYSGWLLVGTVVGMIIVYLLPPIGLILGIVAKDKVLIIFSVITWLLMAVAYLPTVKLYQGSFWRAFSLPVIAFLYTLMTIDSAWRHWRGKGGAWKGRIYPQN
- a CDS encoding 4Fe-4S ferredoxin, which translates into the protein MKTALDSLNQGHWFKLICGASYEYVPTIRNLALVYTLAGADCIDVAADPAVIAAAREGINVATSLGAIAQSRGFLYQNTPILMVSLNDGEDPHFRKAFFESSQCPSDCHRPCEQVCPVDAISWEGVLTPHCYGCGRCLPVCPSQLIESRSYVSTPGAIAPSLHQLGIQAIEIHTQVGREQDFSRLWKAILPYQEQLQILSISCPDGDGLLDYLYSLSQIVKTFTGTLIWQTDGRPMSGDIGAGTTHPAIKLATKVLAAGLPGMVQLAGGTNGYTVAKLRSHNLLKTPDLNYYIAGVAYGSYARSLLLPILDTLNPDQADLEVDPDLLWKAVKTADTLVSPLKHQNNQDSLKC